CCGTTAAACTAATATTGTAATGTTCTTGTACTGGTGGAACCACCATGAAAACAATGATGCAATAAGTCAAGAGATTTCAACACACAACTTAGTGGATTTggtttcaaatgtatttacaacAATGTTCCAAGTTATACAATTTAGTATAGTATGAATATTGAATATTCATACTATACTATTCATGAATCCCaaataaatcattattttcAAGTGTTCAATTTATTGAAGTTGAGTTTGACCTTGCCGAGCTGTGAGTGAAAATTAATTGCACATCTCTGCAGTTTTGAAGCATTTGCAAACCTAATGATCCACACGAGTCCTCAGGTCATACAGATCGCAGTAATAAAGTACCATCGAAGTGTGAACAAAAACCTCAATCCAGGAGAAGTAAAGAGAACCACGTTAGGGACCAATACCGTAAACCCCCACTGTGGATAATCAGTATTAAAACATGACCAAATTCCCAGGTGCAAAAGGACTCTGACTTTGGGGTTTTCAAAATTGCGAAACTAGTTTTCTGAAACAACTATAAAACCAGCCCCGTGTCTTCACCTGCCACATTCTCTGTTCACCACTGTGACCGCTCCCTCAAAGAAAATGCTTTCTGCTTTGTGCGCCAtcaccctcctctgcctgatgCCTGCGAGCCAGGCGGCTCCTCTGGCCTGCGAGGACTCGGCCTGGCCTCCGGAGTCGATGGATCCACGTCATCTGGTGGGAACATGGGCTCTGGTTGCAGGAAGTCTGAGCCACCTGCCATTGCTGGAGCGATTCAAACAGAGAGACAGCGCCTACGTGAACTTCTCCAACAGCACCGGCGATGCTGCCATCTCCTACTCTCGCAGCATCCGTCAGGACGGCACGTGCCTGTACCGGTCTTTCAACGTCTCCCTGGCAGGGGGACGCTTCACCTACGAAGGGACGCCCCCGAGCAACCTCACGACAAACTTTGTCCGCACATCCTGTCCAGACTGCATGCTGATGCACATGAACGTGGAGTCCGGGAAGAGGCAGCATTTGTACCTGttcagcaggaggagggaggtggagcaGAAAGAGATAGAGGAATTCAGGGCTCAGGTGGAGTGTCTGCACATGCCTCCGCCTGTCGTGATGGATCCTACAAAGGAGCTTTGTCCAGAGTATAGCGGACACCAAACTGACACCAAAACATAGACTGTGTGAAGACATTTACTCCCATGAAGTGTGTTTTAAGATTAATGAAGGCCATTGATGATTTGGGTAATTGTTGTGAAAAGTTCTGTACCACTGTTGGATGGACCGGGGAAACAT
The sequence above is a segment of the Gasterosteus aculeatus chromosome 9, fGasAcu3.hap1.1, whole genome shotgun sequence genome. Coding sequences within it:
- the LOC144383228 gene encoding uncharacterized protein LOC144383228, with the translated sequence MLSALCAITLLCLMPASQAAPLACEDSAWPPESMDPRHLVGTWALVAGSLSHLPLLERFKQRDSAYVNFSNSTGDAAISYSRSIRQDGTCLYRSFNVSLAGGRFTYEGTPPSNLTTNFVRTSCPDCMLMHMNVESGKRQHLYLFSRRREVEQKEIEEFRAQVECLHMPPPVVMDPTKELCPEYSGHQTDTKT